Proteins from one Dromiciops gliroides isolate mDroGli1 chromosome 6, mDroGli1.pri, whole genome shotgun sequence genomic window:
- the LOC122731507 gene encoding olfactory receptor 1038-like, producing MAKGNHSEITEFILLGLTARPELQVVLFILFLFIYSVSAVGNLGLILLIRVSSHLHTPMYFFLSHLAFVDFCVTSTITPNMLINFVQETNVISFHACAIQVYCFISFVNTEMFLLAAMAYDRYVAIGNPLLYTVAMSRRLCMQLVAVPYIYCFTIALFNTIITFRFSYCASNVINHFYCDDIPLLALSCSDTHVKELLIFVFAGFDMICSLLIVIISYVFIIAAILRIRSTEGRLKAFSTCGSHMVAVTIFYGSLIFMYLQPRSNHSLDTDKMTSVFYTIVIPMLNPLIYSLRNKEVKGALRKVMGNSWVVAYLKDLGK from the coding sequence ATGGCTAAAGGGAATCATTCTGAAATCACTGAATTCATTCTTTTGGGCCTCACCGCCCGTCCAGAGCTGCAGGTTGTACTGTTTATCCTATTTCTTTTCATCTACTCGGTTAGTGCTGTGGGAAATCTTGGTCTGATCCTGCTAATCCGAGTCAGTTCCCACCTTCACACACCCATGTACTTTTTCCTCAGCCACTTGGCATTTGTGGATTTTTGCGTTACTTCTACCATTACCCCTAACATGCTCATTAACTTTGTTCAGGAAACCAATGTTATTTCTTTCCATGCATGTGCCATCCAGGTGTATTGCTTCATTTCATTTGTAAACACTGAGATGTTTCTCTTGGCTGCGATGGCCTATGATCGCTACGTAGCCATAGGTAACCCCCTGCTCTACACTGTTGCTATGTCTCGAAGGCTCTGTATGCAGCTAGTAGCTGTTCCCTACATATACTGCTTCACCATAGCACTCTTTAACACCATCATCACATTCCGTTTTTCTTATTGTGCCTCGAATGTCATTAATCACTTCTACTGTGATGACATTCCTCTCTTAGCCCTCTCCTGCTCAGACACTCATGTTAAAGAACTGTTGATATTTGTTTTTGCTGGATTTGATATGATCTGTTCCTTGTTGATTGTCATCATCTCCTATGTCTTCATCATTGCTGCCATCTTACGGATCCGCTCAACAGAGGGCAGACTCAAGGCCTTCTCCACCTGTGGGTCCCACATGGTAGCAGTCACCATTTTCTATGGCTCTCTAATCTTTATGTATTTGCAGCCACGGTCTAACCATTCACTGGACACAGATAAAATGACATCAGTGTTTTATACCATAGTTATCCCCATGTTGAACCCCCTTATTTACAGCTTGAGGAACAAGGAGGTGAAAGGGGCTCTCAGGAAAGTGATGGGAAATAGTTGGGTGGTTGCTTATTTAAAGGATTTAGGTAAATGA